The following proteins are co-located in the Malus sylvestris chromosome 13, drMalSylv7.2, whole genome shotgun sequence genome:
- the LOC126595747 gene encoding beta-amyrin 28-monooxygenase-like: METQLLLLLLLSALALIIYAFKSSKTNLPPGSFGWPIIGETIAFMKEQQQHFVGERMKKHSTKLFKTSIFGERMVVLCGAAGHKFIATNEEKLFLAWRPLSMQKLFRSSYLKAAATAIVPQADVIQIYRAPGFLKPEALVKYIETMDSLVQEHLKLHWEGKTTVEVYKLAQLLVTSLSARFFTGLHDNERTEKYAQLMDVLTSGLHTIHINIPGTTFHRAMKAAKALRKEVLLLIEEKKAAAASGVQMHDILSFMLFNPDSTGRFSTENEVADKFMGSMVAAFHSPSMVTGFLFKYLGERPEICDKVRTEQLEIASSKKSGEALIWEDIHKMKYSWGVALEVMRLVPPLQGTFREVATEFTYEGYTIPKGWKVFWSASSTNKIPEYFPDPEEFDPTRFENGKTPPTYSNIPFGSGPRICPGKEYARLQLMCSLHHIVTKYKWEVINPNSKIAGGLNPVPEEGIHIRIQPYLPQQ, encoded by the exons ATGGAGACTCAATTATTATTGTTGTTATTACTGAGTGCTCTTGCTCTCATCATTTATGCATTCAAATCTTCCAAAACCAACCTTCCACCGGGAAGTTTCGGATGGCCAATCATTGGCGAAACGATCGCCTTCATGAAAGAGCAGCAACAACACTTTGTGGGCGAAAGAATGAAAAAACACTCCACAAAGCTCTTCAAAACCAGCATATTCGGCGAGCGGATGGTTGTTTTATGCGGCGCTGCCGGTCACAAGTTCATCGCCACCAACGAGGAAAAGCTTTTTCTTGCATGGCGACCATTATCGATGCAGAAGCTCTTCCGCTCTTCCTACCTAAAAGCCGCTGCCACAGCCATCGTACCGCAAGCAGACGTAATCCAAATCTACCGTGCCCCAGGCTTTTTGAAGCCCGAGGCTCTGGTGAAGTACATAGAAACTATGGACTCTTTGGTTCAAGAACATTTGAAGCTTCACTGGGAAGGCAAAACCACGGTTGAGGTATATAAACTTGCTCAGCTACTTGTCACGAGTTTGTCCGCTCGCTTCTTCACTGGACTGCATGACAATGAGCGCACGGAAAAGTATGCCCAGTTGATGGATGTTCTCACTTCAGGTCTGCATACTATTCACATCAACATTCCCGGAACCACGTTTCATCGAGCAATGAAGGCGGCGAAGGCATTGAGGAAGGAGGTTTTATTGTTGATTGAGGAGAAGAAAGCGGCTGCTGCCAGTGGAGTCCAAATGCACGACATCTTGTCTTTCATGCTATTTAACCCAGACTCCACAGGAAGGTTCTCAACGGAGAATGAAGTTGCTGATAAATTTATGGGTTCGATGGTGGCTGCGTTTCACTCACCTTCCATGGTTACAGGTTTCCTCTTCAAATATCTTGGAGAAAGACCTGAAATATGCGACAAAGTTCGTAcag AACAATTGGAGATCGCAAGTTCAAAAAAGTCGGGCGAGGCACTGATCTGGGAAGATATACACAAGATGAAATATTCCTGGGGTGTGGCACTTGAAGTTATGAGGCTGGTACCACCTCTCCAAGGAACATTTAGGGAGGTTGCTACTGAATTCACGTATGAAGGTTACACAATTCCAAAAGGGTGGAAG GTGTTTTGGTCGGCAAGCAGCACGAATAAAATCCCTGAATACTTTCCGGATCCGGAAGAGTTTGATCCGACTAGGTTTGAGAACGGAAAAACTCCTCCGACTTACTCTAACATCCCATTTGGCAGCGGCCCTCGAATTTGCCCGGGAAAAGAATATGCTAGACTCCAACTTATGTGCTCCCTCCATCACATTGTCACAAAATACAAGTGGGAAGTAATAAATCCAAACAGCAAGATTGCAGGTGGTTTGAATCCGGTTCCAGAAGAAGGCATTCACATTCGCATCCAACCATATTTGCCCCAACAGTAA